The Papaver somniferum cultivar HN1 unplaced genomic scaffold, ASM357369v1 unplaced-scaffold_114, whole genome shotgun sequence region aattttaaaaataggAACATTCAAACTGGGCACTGCAGATCAATAGATGTTGTGTATTTTTGAGAAATacatctcttctttgaaggacTTCTTTTGCAAGGCGTGCTTGCTGAATAACATACACGGTATTTTAAAGTTAACATTAAAATAGTGCAAGTCAGTTATACATACAAACATAAACTACCAGTATCATGGATTTACGTGCATTTGATGGAAAGATGCTCGCTCCGCCACTATAATTTTTTTCCATGCTTGATTGATCTAGCAAAAGAGGAATCCATTGAGAACATCACCATTGGGAACAACTCCACCGAGAACACTTTCAAAACCCCGACCTGGGTAACCTACCCTCTTGACTAAGTTCCTCCTACTGACTGAGTTCCTCCCACTGACCTAAAAATTCAATAGGAGATCTTCATCTATTCATACAATGCCCTTACCACGCAACAACTCGTATATCTTGATTACTCGTTAATTTGGATAGATTATAAATAACTTGAAGATGAGATGAATGAGTAACTTGCTCATATTCCTGAGCAATTCAGCATGGAACAATCCATTAACTTCTATCGCTCGGCCATTCATTAGTAAAAAAATAGAAGCACCGACTCTATGCTGGTTAATTATAGGATTGTGTGCGTTTTTTTTTATACCAAGATGATATATGACATGCTTCTAAATTCTATATGCAAAGCTAATATTGCCATCGGAAGCTGGTATGGTTTTATCCTACTCAACTAAGTTAATTGTGCCATCCGTGGTAGTCTAATGCATGTGTATTGCAGAGCCAATATTGTCATCGGAAGCAGgtaaagtttttttattttttttgatcgagAAAGGAGAATTTTATTGAAAGGAGAATAAAAAATTACAACAAGCAGTTATAAAGGAAAAATCGAAAGAAAAACTAAACAATAAAGGGATACAATCCATTGGAGGGACGTAGATATATAAGAGAACAATAAGAGTTTTATCTCAGTACAATATGTTATCCGACGAAAAGATGCAGAAGTCTAGTCTAAATTTAAAATCTCTTTTAAAGGCACAGCTCCAAGTCAAAAGGGATGTTTTGACCTCTACACTTACTTGGAAGTGAGAGAGAAATTTTTGCTCAAAAATTCTTCTATTCCGCTCATTCCAAATTGCCACAAAACTGCAGCCGGAATCATATCCCAGATTAACTTAACTCAAAGTGAAGCAGGTAAAGTATTAGCCTACTCAATTAACTTAACTATGCCATCCGTTCCCAGTTTGGAATATGAATCTGTCACAAACCATATCATGTCTAGAAGACCAAGATGCACCATCATATACCACTTCTTAGACAAATAGATGAAAATTTTATGGCATTTGGATCTTTCAGACAAATACACAAACGGTTATAGTGCTCATATAAAACAGAAAAAATTATTAGTTAGGAATATCTTAAATTTCTGTACAGCATAATTTAACCGCTTCTTACCAGTTGAATTGCATGATTTTATTATCGCTAAGAAAGACACTCGAGATTTAGATTTACTTCCTATAAATAACTCCTCCTTCAATCATCAACCATCATACCTAACATATTTATTTCCATTCAGGTAATCAAAATTGTTTTGCTGAACTCTAATAGAAGCTGGTGATGAAGCCAACATAGAAGAGGCATATGCGCCCAATGAATCCTTCAAGTTGGGATGTGCAATTGTGCATCCTCTGTGTGCGCTAACATATATAATCGCTCCCCACAAATCAGCACGTAAAACGATGAATACGTACCAAGGCCGGTTACTCTGGGAGTGGACAAATTTTGCTAATTGTCATGTCACGTGGACAGATGAATGTATTACTATCACATCTGGGAAGCATTGAAAAGGACTCGGAACCCGATGCAGTCCAAGCGACcggtaaaaattagaattatcgTGACACAGAtacgtttatatatatatatatatatatatatataaaggaagTGTTGAATGTTAATATAATGTTCAAATGTAATAGGAGTCTAAGAATATAAGTAGTCGTAAAATTATATGGACAATAGATGTCCACATGTCATCTTATTTCTATGGTCTTATATTGACcggggtacattatttatatgttccTACTTTTATAacccaacaaatatatcctttcCTAAAATAAATATACCCCTACTAATTTTAGGAATTAAAATCCTGAATTATTAGATTACTAAAATTCCCTCCATATATATTTCACTTTATACAAGAAACAGACACATTAACTTTTCATTTCAGTTACTCGGTTCTCTCCCCTACTCAGTCTTCTCTCTTCCTCGTTTCCATCGTTCACacattcaagatatgaaaactgaAAAATAACTGAAATTCATTAAATAAATCCAGTAACCGTTGCTCATAATCGACCATTAATACAGTAGCCGTTACGAATAACTTATTTCTACTCTCTCTGATGAAGAACAGAAACTGAAAAACgagagaagaaactgaaaaaaGGAACGGAATCACATATCTTTCATCAACAACAGAAAGCGGCGAACACAGCAAGTTTCATTTCGTTTCACTGAAGATTTCAGTTTGAACAGGTAAAAacgtttttgattttggttttattttgttagttttgatttttggttagaGTTCTTGAGATTTTTGTTAGATTTAGTCAGATCTGGTATTTTGTGTGTGACTAAAATAAGCATGATTTGGTGATTTTGAATGTTTTGCTTAATACTAGAAAGGACACATTAAATCTTCATTTTCAGTTTCTCTGGTTCACCGTCTTCTCTCACTCACTCTCGATCTACtgattaggttttattttagtCTTCTTTAGttagttttgatttttggttagtGTTCTTGGAAGGAAATGATTTCTCGTCAAATCTGAGTATTTTGTATgtgaataaaaaaatataattcgaATATTTTGAATGTTTGCTAGTTATGTTgatatttgtcttcaaatttttGGTATTATTTTGCTCAGATGCAAATTTGTTCAACTGGTAAGTGTTTGAAAAATGTGGTTTTAGGTGTTTGGTTGATTTAGCTATTTTTGTTCAATTTAAGGAATCAACAACAgttgttgatccaaaaaaaaattgtatcaacaacagtagttgatccaaaataaaagggatcaacaatagaagttgatccaatttaggggataaacaactgcagttgatccaaaaaaaatagGATAACCAATAATAGTTGATCCATTGTATGCAATTTGTTCTACTATTCTACTATGAAAATATGAATGCTAACTATAATAATTGTTGAACTCAGGTTGAGAAGACATAATGCATAGAAGATCGCTAAGGATATTAAAGAACAATCAAAATGAGAAGGGCACGCAAGAGATTAGGCAAGCTAAAGAACCAAAACAAAATgtgaagaccaagaagaaaattgAAAAAGATCCAACCAGAAAAAGGAAGAACATAATAGAAATGAAGAACGAAATGTGAAACAAAAGAACAAAGCTGAGGAAGAACCAGAACAATCGGAATCAgaatccgaagaagaagaagcacaagAAAAATCAAAGTATGCTGGTATATATAACTAACTATGTTATTTGAAATATTGAAAACACAATGATTGATCTTCATGTATGTAGGTGGTATGGATGAATGTTACAGGTATGTATAGCTTGAGGAGTTTATTAGCAAATATAGATGGAGCcatgcaatttttttgttttttttgtgtgtCAACAACCACTGTTGATCCAGTTATGTTGGATCAACAGCGGCTATGTTGGTCTGATTATGAATGAATGTTACCGGTATGCAAAGCTTGAGGAGTTTTACTAGAAAATACAGATATAACCatgcaatttttttgtttgttttgtgtcaaaaaccattgttgatccaaataagttggatcaacaaccattgtcTATCCAAAAAAATTGGGataaacaaccattgttgatccaaatagGTTGGAACCCAAGAACAATGTTTCCACACAATAGTTTCAACAACCTGTAAAATCAATAAACCTGGAACCTGCCAACTGACATATACTTGAGAAACAAAAACAATAGAATTCATAACAACATATAAGAATGTATGTCATTAAAGAACAAGTGCaaaccaaaaaaggaaaagaaacatcaaactggtaagaaacctaaaacaagttTGTTCATAAACACCACAAGAACTTCAGAACAACATCCTCTTCAAGAAGTTGATAATCCTAGAATGAGACTCCTTGCGAAATGTTGGTGCATGAGGAGCCAAAGGAGCTCTGCGACATGTTCGGCGGTTGTGAAAGGTCAGCATACCACACTGGCCACACTTCCTCTTCTTCCGCACCTTTTCACGAGAACCCCTGTACCTAACACCTTTAGGTCTTCTAGCTTGTTCTCGACCTATGGTGGGAGGCAAAATATACCCCTTTTCATTAATTCCGGGTGTCTTCTCAGAGTCAGGAATATGATAAATGGGTCGAGAGTACAACCTTCTATAGTAGTCAGAAGTATAGTAAGGGCCGATGTAGTTGTAAGGTTCATCATTTCCAATCTGCAACATTGCTTTCATTGCATGAGTGCAAGGAAAGCTATGTTTTTTCCACCATTTGCAGGTGCAAGTTCTAGAATCCAAGTCAAAAGTATGCTTCCATGTTGGAGATATGATCTCAAATACCTTCTCACTTGCTCTCCGAAACTTGTATGAACGGCAGTCGTTTATCCTTTTGTTAAACCTTGCTTGCATATGAGGAGTGAGCCTTGTATTCCACTTGTTATACTCCACTAACCTCTTGTAATTCTTCTCCATCACTTTAGCACGAATAACATCAACAAGCTCAAGTGCTGGAAGCGGCTTATCATGCTTAATAACGTTGTTAAAACTCTCAGCAATATTAGACGTGTTCTCACCCCACCTTTATTCTAGAAATGCATGATCATCCCAATTCTCAaatggaatcttcatcatccaagtAACCACCAAATCCAACTTTAGAATACTCATACTCTTCGCAGCAGCATAAAATTTTTCCTTTGTTAATGCAGTGTAGCACTCTTCGAATAACTTGACTGTAGTTTGTCTGCTCTTGCCCTTTGGAACAGGAATATTTCCTTTCATATGGTACAAACAGTAGGAATTGAAAGCCTTTGGGAAGACTACAGGCACATGCTTCAAAAGGCCGATTCCACGATCTGATATGATGGTTAGTGGACGATCTTCATGAATAATACCCTTCAAATTGGTTAAGAACCATCCCCAACTATCACAATTTTCACTATCAACAATTCCAAATGCAACTGGATAGATCtctagaaaaaacaaaaaacaaaaaaaaagtaaccagaaaaaaaaaaaaagtgaccaGTACCTAGTGTCAACAAACAAAGTTGATACATTTCAATTGGATCAACAGTGGAAGTTgatccattttagttggatcaacaatcacagttgattcaacaaaatctatGTAAGCAAACATAATTTTGGATCAAcagtcacagttgatccaataaatatgtgtaaacaatcacagttgatccaacAGTCATGAATTTCAATGCAAAACCATTTTACTTGGATAAACAGTGGAAGTTGATCCATTAAAAACAAGTATTTCAATGCAAACCAAAAAAAGCAGTCTAAACTAACCTAAGCTACATATAATATTACGCCGCACCTCACTCAGGGGCTACGCCCCCTCGTGAGACTTAAATTCAATATAGAATGTCATAAACCTAGCTACattaataaataaaatgaatgcataataatGAATCAACAGTAACAAGTTTAAACATTCATGGATACAAAATGAAAAAAGTAAAAGGTTTAAAATCACACCTTGGTTACCAGTCTTGCCGCAAGCAACCATAAGACCACCTTTGAACTTCCCAGTGAGAAAGGTACAATCAATAAATAGCATCGGACGACAGTAATTGTTGAAACCAGATATAGAAGCTTCAAAGGCCACGAAAAACCTTTTGAACCGACGAGTCACACCATCATACTCAAAATTCACGACGCTTCCAGGATTGTAATGTTCAATGGCATTTTTATACCAAACAAAATCTGAATAAGACTTGATGTCATCACCCCAAAGAAATGATTGTAAATCGTGGTATGCCTGACTATACGTGAGATCAACTCCACATTCCATTCGGAGTAAATCTATAACATTAGAagcagtcttcttcttcttagattCTCGTAAATCATCTGCCAATATATCTTTCATAAACGATTTTCTCATCCTAACTTTTGATGGGTCAAAATAAGCTAAACTACATGAATGCTCCTCAATGTATCTCATGCATCGAAATACACCTTTTGTATTGGCGAGGAGAGAGGCGTGAAACCTCCAGCGACAATTTTCCTCCTTTTTGAACTTGCACTCCACAGTGTATCGTACAAGGTAACTCTTCTTCAATTTGTATTTGCGACCACTATTTATTTCATACTTTTTAACACAATCCTTAACTTCTTTAATACCACCTTCAAACAACTTCCTTACTCCAGTTAAGATGTTGACCCAAGCATCAGACTTCTTCGAGACCTTTTTGATCAAACACGCATCATCAGTGACGTCTTCCAATTCAACTACCTCATCGCTTGAAATACAACttgatgatgacgaagaagaaggAGCAGGAGcataagatgaagatgaagaaatagaATCAACACAGGTCCTTAACTGGATTTCAAACTTCACCAAGTCAATCCCTTGTGAGGTGCAATAGTGAATGAAAAACCTCAAATCCAAATCATGATTGATAACATTTGAGATCCCTTCTACAGTGTAACTAAAAAGAATGAGGTCTTCAGGAACATAATGCCACTTTTGTTTCACCACACTTATCATCTCCTTGACAGTAATTGATCCTGAAACAGGATGCGAGATGGTCtgattgcaaaatttgaactctgcaacaaccatctttggcctgcaataaaaaataaacaaatagtggtattcagaaaatatggatcaacagtcacagttgatccaataaatatggATCAATAATCACAATTTTGTATaaacaatcacagttgatccaataaatatgaATCAACAATCACATTTTTGGATcaacaatcacagttgatccaataaatctgtgtaagcaatcatagttttggatcaacagtcacagttgatccaataaatatgaATCAAGAATCACAGTTTTGTATCAACAATCACACTTGATCCAATAAATATGAATCAATAATCACATTTTTGGATaaacaatcacagttgatccaataaatctgtGTAAGCAATCATAGTTTTGGATCAACAGTCAAAGCTGATCCAATAAATATGTGTaaacaatcacagttgatccaaataaGAGGTAGTTAAAGCATGAATTTCAATGCAAACCAAGAAGAAAGTTAAATTCAATATTGAAGGTGAGAAACCTAAAATAAAAgctacatcatcaacaaattgaaTGCATAATGATTACCATCAAATGTACCAAAGAAATAacaatattttatattaaaaaatcTGATCAACAACAGCAGTTGACacaaataaactaaaaaacatcACTGTTTTTGTATCAACAATCAAGGTTGATCCAAATAATATGTACTCTTCATCAGTAGAGTGTCTAAAATACATCAGAAACATGAATCATCAACATTTCAGCACAAattttggatcaacaacaacagttgACACAAACAAAATTCTTCAACATttcaacaaaaacataaaaccaaAATTGATGAGCAGatttaagaaaaagaaagtgtaaataacaaatcaaaaattaaaacgtACCTGTTTAATAGATGAATAATAATCTCGAGATCAAAGTATATCAAAATCAACCAATCAATCCAACGGAATAATCACGAAATCAATCTTCCCACATAAAATCACGAGCTctgcatcaacaacaaaaaacaaaaattgtaCATAAAAATCAATGAAACGAACAAGCAATCATCAAAAACAACTATATGAATCCTCAAATAAACATCAACAGTACCAATTTTTTCCAGAGAAACAGATCCAGTGATTTATATtgattaataataattgaaaAACCGAGACAAAATCTCTGATTTCGTTGATAAAGATGAAGAATaagaaggaggagaagaagaattccAATATCTGATTGCAGCTCTTGTAGATTCGCTGAAATTTTTCTCGAATATTTTTTCTCATTTTCGCTCGGCAGTTGaataactttctctctctctctctctccagtTAAGTTTTAATCCGTCTATAACTGAAATTTGATTTTGTTATCTAAATATATACAGGGGGTATATTTGGAAGCCCCTAATTTGTTATTGTACCCCAGATGGACTTGTACAAGGAGAGGGATAGAattattgtgtgataaggatatttgtaaaaCCCATCAAAAGTAGGGATAATAAATTTCCACTATTGACCGCATGTAGAGAGGGAACTTATtatgaagaaagaaatcaaagaaaatagagTGAGTAGAAACTATTGGTTTCCCGCTCCAttatcaatcaaaatccttctaATCTTCATCATAAATTCAACCAAATAagctaacaattggtatcagagctagatTGTTTGAATCTGGTCTTGgagagtaaaaaaaaatcaatttacccattaaatcaaaaaaatcagcaacattcaaatttttcaaaaactaggTCTACAAAAGAGAAAacccaatttcttcaatcaataatCAACCAAATCAATGGAAAGTGGTAGTAACTCAAGTTTATACATTCAACAACCTTCAATACCACTTTTTCATGCAGAAAATTATGATTTTGGGCCATCAAAATGAAGACCTTGTGACATGAACAAGATTTGGGAGATTGTAAAATATGGGTATGATGAATTTGAAGATACATCAACTCTACAATAACCCCAAAAGGATTTACTTAAGGAAAGTAGAAAGAAGAATGCGAAAGCATCCATGTACATTCAACAAGAAGTTGGAGACAATATTCTACCAAGGGTAATCCATTTTCCTAtggctaaagaagcttgggatattctTCAACAAGAGTATGGAGGTAATAAGAAGGTAATAGAATTGAAATTACATTCATATAGAAGAGATTTTGAGAATCTAAGAATTGATGATAATGAATACTTGAATGAGTTTTcttcaagagttgttgaagttGTTAATAATATGTTGATGTGTGGTgagaaaatggaagaaaaaagaaTTTCTGAGAAGATATTGATATGCTTGTCGGAGAAATTTGAACCCATTGTGGCGGTTTTGGAAGGGACTAAAGATTTCTCAACATTAAAGTCACAAGAGTTATGGGATTCCTTGAAGGTGTATGAACAAAGGTTGTGACTAATTAGTATCTACCTAAATGTTGAAGTACGAGAGGTTCAGCGACTACAGTTAGGTGGTAGCACAAGAGGTTCCGATCACATTGTTGTTGAAACATAAAAGGTTGAGCGACTACATGTTCGTCATGGCACAACATGATTAGCGGCGGCATATATGTTGAAGCACGAGAGGTTCAGCGACTACACTTGGGTTGTAGTACAAGAGGTTCAACGATAACATTTTCATTGAAGCATGAGAGGTTGAGCGACTACATTTTGGTTATGGCACAACAGGTTCAGCGGCTACACAATTGAAGCACAAGAAATCCAGCGACTGCATTTTGGGTGAAGCTCAAGAGGTTAAGCAGCTATAGTTTAAACAGTCGCAAGGTGTCTACATAGATTTATATCCACTGGTAGTTTAATTTCAATTGATAGGATGTTCAAATTTGGTTGCAGGAGGCTACTGGATCCAACCACTGAACAAGAATTTAGAAGTAAAAACTAGCAATTATATACAGTGATATAGATGTCCATAACATCCAACATAATAATATCCAAACAAAAGGACCAACATCCTTGGGACCATATCCCAGTGAGTGATTAAGAAAATCCAACTAAAATGTTGTACAAAAAAAATTAGCCAGAGCTAGTACTGTTAGTCCTCCAAAAATATTGTCAGTCTTCAGTTTATTCCTCGtcctcttttgcttcttatgCTCACATATATTCCTCAACCTCTTCTGCTTCATTATTCTCATACTGGCCATCCTCCATATTTTTTTCTTCGTcctcagtttcttcatcctctgttTCTTCCTCCTTGtcctcatcttcaagttgttGCATTTCATCTTCTGTTTCACTATCTTCATTTGGATCCAGTGCATTCTCAGGCAGAGGAGCTTGGCCTAAATTCTTTAAAGCCACATTCATTAACTTGATGAAATTGGACCCACTCTTCTTCATCCTTTCTATCTTCCTGTTTGCAGCATCAAGTTGTTCTTTGACTGCAGTCAATTGTTCAACAGTTCTCGAATAATAGGTTGGAAGAGCTACTTAATTTCGGTGCCTTTTACGACCAAGCCAACTAGAATCAACGACTCTGTTATATATCTCCTCCAGTAAGTAGTCAATTTCCCCTCTTTGCTTCTTCTCAAGAAAGTCATTCAATCTCTCTACACCAACGAAAAATCAAACCATTAAAACAAAGCATAAGAATACAATAAAATACAAAGTTCCACTTCTACGCAAATTACAACTCACAATAAGATATACTTTAAAGACACATGTTCAAGCACTAAAAGAgataatcaaggagaaccaaaaaTCAAACATTTCGTCACATGTTTAGCCGAATTTGGGTTAAGTTGATTAAGAAAGAACAACTAGTCAATCAACTCAtttagaaattgaagggaaatgaGGGCTCCCAGGCCAAGTTCATTAGCTATAAATTCACCGTTATATCTATACAGTTagcaaaattcaaaaacaaattgATCGAGTTCATCAACGCTAATgagtttttcatttcatttttagaGCTAGAAAATTATGGAAACTAGAGCAAGCACTCCGTGAATTATATTAACTTGGCTTCTCCGTGAATGGTATCATCTAATACAGCAGAGCTCTATTCTATATACACATGGGTATTTGGTGTATTCCATCTCTTGCACACTGGACCAAGAAGTTGTAGCGAAGTTGATCACTCCATGATGGTCCGTGTGCAGCAATATTATGCATTATGTTTTGTTTCTTGACCATGATGACTCTTAGCACATGTTTAGCAATAAGCATTAAACGAGATAATCAAGGAGCACCAAAAATCAAGGAGCATCTCAAAATAAATAGATGATGAGTATTGAGAGAATCAAAAATGATAAACTACAGAACTAATCAAGCCTAGATATTTCAACCTGTGTAATATATCAATAGATGGAAAACAAAGACACTTGCATATATGTTCTAACATTTGGGAACACGTGAAGCCAAATAGGATACCAATCAATTTCAGTCCTGCATATTCACAATTGTATAATGAGTCAGAAAGGATTGAACAACTACTGAGGTAACGGTAGTCGAAGGATGAGGCCAAGGATAACTTCCGCTCGCTCTCCGGCTgagcaatttaaaaaaaaaaaacagttataTCCCTAGTCAGAGGATCTGAAACTAATGCAATGGacatagagaaaaaaaaaactgtcccAAACACCCATTGGCTCCAGCAAAACATGAAGACTACTTTCCACAAAATAAGCGATCAAAAACGAACACAAGTAGAGCTGAAATATCACCTGAAGGTAAATGCTGGTATTAAATTGACTCTTAAGAGCATATTCATTGAAAACTGATGCCATAGATGGAACCGTTACCTGTCGATTAATGCATAAAAGAGTAACTATTCATTCATATACAAAGAGTTATTAAAAACTGATGTGGCAGATGGTCAGCTGGACTCGAGACTAGTTCTAATGAGATTTTCCAAAATGAGAAACTAAAACAGAAAGAGAAAAACACTTAACAGGCACAAGATCGCTAATCCTATGCCCCCTAAAAAAAACTCATCTCCAAACCTGCAAAGAAAAATCTTAACTACGAATTGCGTAGTGGACTACTTACAAATATCCCCGTGTATATATATGCACTCATTGCGAGTGGGATACTCAGTGAGGTAGCTCCCGCAGGCAGTGACTGAAGTCGATTGACACTGATGCAATAAGCAAAAGGCCAAGAGCCTCCCACTGTAGAAAAcagacaagagagataaactcgctATTAATGGATCGATCAAAATTAGTATGGTATGAGAGGCACAAAATCATAACAGCTAAAACCAATTACTATATATCTTTCATCACATGGTCTAAACTCTAGAACCATTAATGGCTACACGTCGGGATCAAGTTCTGAAGTTCACTAAAGTGATCATTGATCAGAGAGAAGTGACACTCGACATGCAACAAAGCCAACAGCAAGGAAAAGGAATACGAAGAGATCAAATCATGTGACATCGATGAGATAGAAAACGGCCTTGCAACTTGCAAGAAAAAGTTTAACAGACAAGCGGGGATGATGACTCACTTTTCTTTACCTTCCTAGTGAGATGGTATTACCAGCTTCTGtgttactaaaaataaaataaaacaaaatatggCTACTTCCTATTCTGTTCTCCTTGACATTAATGTGCAGGTCCATTGCGCATACCATATTGCTAATGATACACAATTAATGGAACCTAAAACACCTAAGCATAACTTCTGCTCGCTCTCCGGCTGAGCAATTTTAAGCTGGGTTGACACCACATAACCCCCAATTCATCATAGTGCAGAAGAAAAGGAAATTATTTTCCACAAAAGTTCACCTGTAACAAGAGCTTGGCAAAAACCCATTTCCTGTAGCAGCAACACATTACTTTCTTCTCTATTCACCGCTTGCAATTCCAACAGCTGCTACCACCATCTGTTGCGGCTCCACCAATTCAAGCACGAttcaacccatcttcttctcactGAGAACATCACCGCCAGTTCAAGAATCAACAACACTCCTTTGTAATCATCCATGGAAATAGAACCCACCATCTTCATAGCTTCTAAAACCCTTGACAAACACCAACACACAGAAGAAAGTCAAAACCAGTATGCTTTAAAGAGAACTAAATTAGAATTTGAATACATAGAAACTCAACCAATAGAATTTCGATACGAATCGAAAGAAAAGTCAATGATAAAAtttacagaaaccctaaaaaatctgaaatcaaaaccctaatttcatttcaAATCTGAACAGAAGTTGTATAAAAAACTGAAATTCTCCCATGAAATACAAGAAGATCCGCAAGTTACAAACCTTaataacaaagaagaaaagaagaaaatggttcaAGAATAATGAATCGTACCTCTTTGCTTTGTGGTTACAGATTAAATTGGGTTAACGGGAGAACTTCGATTTTTTGCAGGAgacgaagaagatggagaaagggGTTAGTTTGGGGAGCAATGATTTAAgtaatttcttttgatttcttcTGATTTGTTTCAGTTTACGGTTTGGAGGTGGAGTTGAAGAAGAGAGGCTGAGAGAGAAAAGAGGGGGAGAGGATGTGAATGAGCGGTGGCTTTCTCTCTCCTTTAACGTAG contains the following coding sequences:
- the LOC113328935 gene encoding uncharacterized protein LOC113328935 isoform X2; protein product: MGFCQALVTVGGSWPFAYCISVNRLQSLPAGATSLSIPLAMSAYIYTGIFVTVPSMASVFNEYALKSQFNTSIYLQPESERKLSLASSFDYRYLSSCSILSDSLYNCEYAGLKLIERLNDFLEKKQRGEIDYLLEEIYNRVVDSSWLGRKRHRN
- the LOC113328935 gene encoding uncharacterized protein LOC113328935 isoform X1, with the protein product MGFCQALVTVGGSWPFAYCISVNRLQSLPAGATSLSIPLAMSAYIYTGIFVTVPSMASVFNEYALKSQFNTSIYLQPESERKLSLASSFDYRYLSSCSILSDSLYNCEYAGLKLIGILFGFTCSQMLEHICKCLCFPSIDILHRLKYLGLISSVVYHF
- the LOC113328768 gene encoding uncharacterized protein LOC113328768 — its product is MVVAEFKFCNQTISHPVSGSITVKEMISVVKQKWHYVPEDLILFSYTVEGISNVINHDLDLRFFIHYCTSQGIDLVKFEIQLRTCVDSISSSSSYAPAPSSSSSSSCISSDEVVELEDVTDDACLIKKVSKKSDAWVNILTGVRKLFEGGIKEVKDCVKKYEINSGRKYKLKKSYLVRYTVECKFKKEENCRWRFHASLLANTKGVFRCMRYIEEHSCSLAYFDPSKVRMRKSFMKDILADDLRESKKKKTASNVIDLLRMECGVDLTYSQAYHDLQSFLWGDDIKSYSDFVWYKNAIEHYNPGSVVNFEYDGVTRRFKRFFVAFEASISGFNNYCRPMLFIDCTFLTGKFKGGLMVACGKTGNQEIYPVAFGIVDSENCDSWGWFLTNLKGIIHEDRPLTIISDRGIGLLKHVPVVFPKAFNSYCLYHMKGNIPVPKGKSRQTTVKLFEECYTALTKEKFYAAAKSMSILKLDLVVTWMMKIPFENWDDHAFLE
- the LOC113328935 gene encoding uncharacterized protein LOC113328935 isoform X3 — encoded protein: MGFCQALVTVGGSWPFAYCISVNRLQSLPAGATSLSIPLAMSAYIYTGIFVTVPSMASVFNEYALKSQFNTSIYLQPESERKLSLASSFDYRYLSSCSILSDSLYNCEYAGLKLIGILFGFTCSQMLEHICKCLCFPSIDILHREIE
- the LOC113328935 gene encoding uncharacterized protein LOC113328935 isoform X4, yielding MGFCQALVTVGGSWPFAYCISVNRLQSLPAGATSLSIPLAMSAYIYTGIFVTVPSMASVFNEYALKSQFNTSIYLQPESERKLSLASSFDYRYLKRLNDFLEKKQRGEIDYLLEEIYNRVVDSSWLGRKRHRN